The following proteins are co-located in the Bathymodiolus thermophilus thioautotrophic gill symbiont genome:
- a CDS encoding PIN domain-containing protein, whose translation MICLDTNVLIKITKNNIQVIEKLARLNTALYVLFISAMELIIGARNNKEKTKLMAFINQFNLIYMDKNASHLANKLVVKYAKSHHLDIPDALIAASCIEGKFTPWTYNSKDFHYLPGLVLL comes from the coding sequence ATGATTTGCTTGGACACCAATGTTTTGATTAAAATTACTAAGAATAATATACAAGTTATTGAAAAATTAGCTCGTCTAAATACGGCTTTATATGTGTTGTTTATTAGTGCCATGGAGTTGATTATTGGGGCGAGGAATAATAAGGAGAAAACTAAATTGATGGCGTTTATTAATCAATTTAATCTTATTTATATGGACAAAAATGCTTCTCATTTAGCAAATAAATTGGTTGTTAAATACGCCAAAAGTCATCATTTGGATATTCCTGATGCGCTCATTGCAGCCAGTTGCATTGAAGGGAAATTCACCCCTTGGACTTATAATAGCAAGGATTTTCATTATTTACCAGGGCTTGTACTGTTGTGA
- a CDS encoding M14 family metallopeptidase: MKNLVICLFFATFLFGCNFGNEPSVAKLPTAKPIIIGIVSVKNTLTVDTTTMADNLVFSYQWYAADVPINNAIEKTYTLTSNEIGKTITVKVSWTNTDNTSESRLSKATIAVIILKAEENFIDYAFLQKQALSLATKYPIFSTKVIGKSIENRDIIAFKISSQVNTDSAQKAKIVLVGTYHAREWIVPNVVYLIAQQLLEDYGANSEITALIDNSEIWLVPMVNPDGHEYSKINASTRYWRKNRRDNGDGTYGVDLNRNHSFKWGYDDTGSSPTTSSNTYRGKTPASEPETQAIERFVTEIHPQIFVSYHSYSQLVLYPWGYINDPSKDNTQLSAIATKISEAIKEVHGKVYKPSSTPEVLYNTNGDVIDWSYGALDILSFLIELRPGEWPSTGINGFSPHKDEILPTFEENYNAIKYLLSAAQNIKNSPIKSLKLSQEHE; encoded by the coding sequence ATGAAGAACCTTGTTATTTGCCTGTTCTTTGCCACCTTTTTATTCGGATGTAATTTTGGCAATGAGCCATCTGTTGCCAAGTTACCTACTGCCAAACCCATTATTATTGGCATTGTCTCAGTAAAAAACACTTTAACCGTTGATACCACAACTATGGCAGACAATTTAGTGTTTTCATATCAATGGTATGCCGCAGATGTGCCTATTAATAACGCCATTGAAAAAACTTATACTTTAACCTCAAATGAGATTGGCAAAACAATTACAGTAAAGGTTTCGTGGACTAACACTGACAATACCAGCGAAAGTCGCTTGAGTAAAGCAACAATAGCCGTCATTATATTAAAGGCAGAAGAAAACTTTATTGATTATGCATTTTTACAAAAACAAGCACTCTCTTTGGCAACAAAGTACCCTATTTTTAGCACAAAAGTAATCGGCAAAAGCATTGAAAATAGAGACATTATTGCTTTTAAAATAAGCAGTCAAGTGAATACCGATTCAGCACAAAAAGCAAAAATTGTGTTGGTTGGCACCTATCATGCCAGAGAGTGGATTGTCCCTAATGTTGTCTATTTAATAGCACAACAATTACTGGAAGATTATGGCGCAAATTCTGAAATAACTGCTTTAATTGACAACAGCGAAATTTGGCTAGTACCTATGGTCAACCCAGATGGACACGAGTATTCAAAAATTAATGCCAGTACAAGATATTGGCGCAAAAACCGCAGAGACAATGGCGATGGCACTTATGGCGTAGATTTAAATCGTAATCATTCTTTTAAATGGGGGTATGACGATACTGGATCATCGCCTACTACCAGTTCGAATACTTATAGAGGTAAGACGCCAGCATCAGAGCCAGAAACTCAAGCCATTGAGCGCTTTGTCACAGAAATCCATCCACAAATCTTCGTTTCTTATCACAGTTATAGTCAATTAGTATTATATCCATGGGGATATATTAACGACCCCAGCAAAGACAACACCCAATTAAGTGCCATTGCCACTAAAATTTCTGAGGCAATCAAGGAAGTCCACGGAAAAGTATATAAACCCAGTAGCACCCCTGAAGTGCTATACAACACAAATGGCGATGTCATTGATTGGTCTTACGGGGCGTTAGACATCCTTAGCTTTCTCATTGAATTAAGGCCAGGCGAATGGCCAAGCACTGGAATCAATGGGTTCAGCCCCCACAAAGATGAAATTTTGCCCACTTTTGAGGAAAATTACAACGCCATAAAATACCTCTTATCCGCAGCACAAAATATTAAAAATTCACCCATAAAATCTCTTAAATTATCACAAGAACACGAATAA
- a CDS encoding exodeoxyribonuclease III → MKIITINVNGIRAAEKKGLFPWLKKQNAEVVCIQELRAQEDQLDDKFYPKDRHTFYHPAQKKGYSGTGLYCKTKPDQVIFSPWEDIDFEGRFIQADFGNLSVISIYLPSGSAKQERQDYKMAFMLERFMPYLKKIQQDGRQYIICGDINIVHKEIDIKNFNGNKNRSGCLPEERAWMDELFNEAGFIDAFREINQEPHQYTWWSNRGQAWANNTGWRIDYQILSANLQGTVKSAYVYKDKRFSDHAPLIVEYQ, encoded by the coding sequence ATGAAAATTATAACAATCAATGTCAACGGCATCCGCGCTGCCGAAAAAAAAGGCCTCTTCCCTTGGCTAAAAAAACAAAACGCAGAAGTAGTGTGCATACAAGAACTAAGGGCACAAGAAGACCAATTAGATGATAAATTCTATCCCAAAGACAGACACACTTTTTATCACCCCGCTCAGAAAAAAGGCTACAGTGGCACAGGTTTGTATTGCAAAACCAAGCCCGACCAAGTTATTTTCAGCCCCTGGGAAGACATTGATTTTGAAGGACGCTTTATTCAAGCCGATTTTGGCAATCTTAGTGTTATTTCAATCTATCTCCCCTCAGGCTCTGCCAAACAAGAACGCCAAGATTACAAAATGGCATTTATGCTGGAACGATTTATGCCTTATTTAAAAAAAATACAACAAGACGGTCGCCAATATATTATTTGTGGCGACATTAATATCGTACACAAAGAAATTGACATCAAAAATTTCAACGGCAACAAAAACCGCTCAGGCTGTCTGCCAGAAGAACGCGCTTGGATGGACGAATTATTTAACGAAGCAGGTTTTATTGACGCCTTCCGTGAAATCAACCAAGAGCCACACCAATACACTTGGTGGTCAAACCGTGGACAAGCCTGGGCCAACAACACCGGCTGGCGCATTGATTATCAAATCCTCAGTGCCAATTTACAAGGCACGGTTAAAAGCGCTTATGTTTATAAAGATAAACGCTTTTCAGACCATGCGCCACTGATTGTAGAATATCAATGA
- the pyrE gene encoding orotate phosphoribosyltransferase has translation MELYQKDFVDFMLEIGALKFGEFTLKSGRISPYFFNAGAFNTGEHLSKLGKFYAQAIQESDLDFDVLFGPAYKGIPLATATAMALNDSFNQNIPYSFNRKEAKTHGEGGDIVGHPLTGNILIIDDVITAGTAIREAMAIIKANGATAKGVIVAVDRQEKGKGEQSAIQEVEQNFGIQVLSIISLSHLVDYLKQGNDQALIERIESYRNQYGV, from the coding sequence ATGGAACTATATCAAAAAGATTTTGTGGATTTTATGCTAGAAATTGGCGCTTTAAAATTTGGAGAATTTACCCTTAAATCAGGTCGTATTAGCCCTTATTTTTTTAACGCAGGCGCTTTCAATACAGGCGAACACCTTTCTAAATTGGGCAAATTTTACGCACAAGCCATTCAAGAAAGCGACTTAGATTTTGATGTATTATTTGGCCCAGCCTACAAAGGCATCCCACTTGCCACCGCTACTGCCATGGCACTGAACGACAGTTTTAATCAAAATATACCTTATAGTTTCAACCGCAAAGAAGCCAAAACCCACGGCGAAGGCGGCGATATTGTCGGACATCCACTCACAGGCAATATTTTAATTATTGATGATGTTATTACCGCAGGCACTGCTATTCGTGAAGCAATGGCTATTATTAAGGCAAATGGCGCTACTGCCAAAGGTGTGATTGTTGCCGTTGACCGCCAAGAAAAAGGCAAAGGTGAGCAGTCAGCCATTCAAGAAGTTGAACAAAATTTCGGCATTCAAGTATTGAGCATCATCAGCTTATCACATCTGGTAGATTACCTGAAGCAAGGCAACGACCAAGCGCTTATTGAACGCATTGAATCTTATCGTAACCAGTATGGGGTCTAA
- the trmB gene encoding tRNA (guanosine(46)-N7)-methyltransferase TrmB — MGLTEFWQDYGVDLPKGNIDLDTLFVKPQEVVLEVGFGNGDSLLEMAMKMPDKNFLGIEVYEAGIGRLINEAHKCQLSNLKIIQADAVEVLTDHIENDSLSRFQLFFPDPWHKKKHHKRRLVNGDFLDLLSQKIKQGGGIHMATDWEHYAIQMMDTLKSHPHFKNTQSDPIYSPRPDYRPMTKFERRGERLGHGVWDLIFTNEKIL, encoded by the coding sequence ATGGGGCTGACGGAGTTTTGGCAGGATTACGGGGTGGATTTGCCGAAAGGTAACATTGATTTGGATACTTTATTTGTTAAGCCACAAGAGGTTGTTTTGGAAGTGGGATTTGGCAATGGGGATAGTCTGCTAGAGATGGCGATGAAGATGCCTGATAAAAACTTTTTGGGGATCGAGGTGTATGAGGCGGGGATTGGTAGGTTGATTAATGAGGCGCATAAATGCCAATTAAGCAATCTTAAAATTATCCAAGCGGATGCGGTTGAGGTGTTGACGGATCATATTGAAAATGACAGTTTGAGTCGTTTTCAATTGTTTTTTCCCGACCCATGGCATAAGAAAAAACACCATAAACGCCGTTTGGTGAATGGTGATTTTTTGGATTTATTGTCGCAGAAAATCAAACAAGGGGGAGGAATTCACATGGCAACTGATTGGGAACATTACGCCATACAGATGATGGACACTTTAAAAAGTCATCCCCACTTTAAAAACACGCAAAGCGACCCTATCTATTCACCAAGGCCTGACTATCGACCAATGACCAAATTTGAACGACGAGGTGAGCGATTGGGACATGGTGTTTGGGATTTAATTTTTACTAACGAAAAAATATTATGA
- the rpmB gene encoding 50S ribosomal protein L28: MAKVCQVTGKRPISGNNVSHAHNKTRRRFYPNLHTHRFWVESENRFVKLKLTAKGLRIVDKKGIDTVLTEIRARGEKV, translated from the coding sequence ATGGCAAAGGTATGTCAAGTAACGGGCAAACGCCCGATTAGTGGTAACAATGTTTCTCATGCACACAATAAAACGCGTAGGCGCTTTTATCCAAATCTACACACACATCGTTTTTGGGTGGAAAGTGAGAATCGTTTTGTAAAGTTAAAATTAACTGCAAAAGGTTTGCGCATTGTTGATAAAAAAGGTATTGACACAGTATTAACAGAAATTCGCGCTCGTG
- a CDS encoding FxsA family protein yields the protein MIFPLFVAMTLLEIYVLASVGDAIGGLSTVLLVVITAFIGSFLLKQQGWATMAKAQNAMMNGQTPAVEMLEGVVILISGVLLLTPGFITDTIGLLGLLPFSRRYFINKILTKNAAKMFTQKKSIFIRTSSNDSKKSNKDNTIEGEFWED from the coding sequence ATGATATTTCCTTTATTTGTAGCGATGACTTTACTTGAGATTTATGTACTTGCCTCGGTGGGGGATGCGATTGGTGGGCTTTCAACGGTTTTATTGGTTGTTATTACGGCGTTTATCGGGTCTTTTTTATTAAAGCAACAAGGTTGGGCAACCATGGCTAAGGCGCAAAATGCTATGATGAATGGACAAACGCCTGCTGTTGAAATGCTGGAAGGGGTGGTGATTTTAATTTCAGGTGTGTTGTTATTAACACCTGGTTTTATTACTGATACAATTGGACTTTTAGGGTTGTTGCCTTTTTCTAGGCGCTATTTTATTAATAAAATTCTAACTAAAAATGCCGCTAAGATGTTCACTCAAAAAAAATCTATTTTTATTCGCACATCTTCCAATGACAGCAAAAAATCAAATAAAGACAACACCATTGAAGGTGAGTTTTGGGAAGATTAA
- a CDS encoding tetratricopeptide repeat protein: protein MMKKIVIVSIICLYSVLSLSEDKGFAFTPYMRGVICNQIQAYQAAVNILKEVLADEPNNDKAYYQIGVSYFKLNQQDKAISAFEKSIEINPKNLAAYFDAGVVYFERKHYEKALKLYQRANKAMPNQDFYHNIGITQEMLGKSVKAIEAYQKSIEIKPKLDSYYRMGAIYSKLKQHQKALDAYQQATNINNFIPEIYFRIGYTYEIMKKHKKAIDSYKRAINLDPKKLINYKELGISYYNLKQYNKALSAFQKVLKIKPNDHHGYHNTGLAYYKLKQYQKAIDAYQEAIKIKADSRGAYYNIGNIYAILKQYNKSTNAYQMAININNKNIDAYVRMALNYLNLKQYKKAIGVFQQAIIVKPDNYKLYYSLGHTYNELKQYKKATKTYKQAIKIDPNQGGAYINLFELLLIQDQVFGQKLSNTFKKKFSSDKDRIMSFDVFNIFKKIDMHGTLKQTWQQNFRSKHKNAKFKDWVWGDIEDWINNKTKSRMALQSALKFFKTFNEFE from the coding sequence ATGATGAAAAAAATTGTAATTGTATCCATTATATGCCTATACAGTGTTTTGTCTTTATCAGAAGACAAGGGCTTTGCATTTACCCCTTATATGAGAGGCGTCATTTGTAATCAAATACAAGCATATCAGGCGGCGGTCAACATTTTAAAAGAAGTTTTGGCTGATGAACCTAATAACGATAAAGCATATTATCAAATAGGTGTGTCTTATTTTAAACTTAATCAGCAAGATAAAGCAATTAGCGCTTTTGAAAAATCCATTGAAATCAATCCTAAAAACCTTGCGGCATATTTTGATGCGGGTGTTGTTTATTTTGAGAGAAAACACTATGAAAAAGCCCTAAAACTATATCAACGCGCCAACAAAGCTATGCCTAATCAGGATTTTTATCATAATATTGGTATAACCCAAGAAATGCTTGGTAAAAGTGTTAAAGCAATTGAAGCATACCAAAAATCAATTGAAATTAAGCCAAAATTAGACTCATATTATCGCATGGGCGCTATTTACAGTAAATTAAAACAACATCAAAAAGCTCTTGACGCTTATCAACAAGCCACCAATATTAATAATTTCATTCCTGAGATTTATTTTAGAATAGGATACACTTACGAAATTATGAAGAAGCACAAAAAAGCCATTGATTCTTATAAAAGAGCAATAAACCTTGACCCAAAAAAGCTTATTAACTACAAAGAACTAGGTATTAGTTATTATAATTTAAAGCAATACAATAAAGCTCTTTCTGCCTTTCAAAAAGTACTTAAAATTAAACCTAATGACCACCATGGCTATCATAATACAGGGCTTGCTTATTATAAGTTAAAACAATATCAAAAAGCTATTGACGCCTATCAAGAAGCTATTAAAATTAAAGCCGACTCTCGAGGTGCTTATTACAATATAGGGAATATCTATGCAATATTAAAACAATACAATAAGTCTACTAATGCCTATCAAATGGCGATCAATATTAATAATAAAAATATTGATGCGTATGTCAGAATGGCACTTAACTACCTTAATTTAAAGCAATATAAAAAAGCCATTGGCGTTTTTCAGCAAGCCATTATTGTTAAGCCCGATAATTACAAACTGTATTACAGCTTGGGTCACACTTACAATGAGTTGAAGCAATATAAAAAAGCAACTAAAACCTATAAACAAGCAATTAAAATCGATCCCAATCAAGGTGGTGCTTATATTAATTTATTTGAATTATTATTAATCCAAGATCAAGTTTTTGGACAAAAATTGTCAAACACATTCAAGAAAAAATTTTCTAGCGATAAAGATCGTATAATGTCATTTGATGTGTTCAATATTTTCAAAAAAATTGATATGCATGGGACGCTCAAACAAACATGGCAGCAAAATTTTCGGTCTAAGCATAAAAATGCAAAATTTAAAGATTGGGTTTGGGGCGATATTGAGGACTGGATTAACAATAAAACTAAAAGCCGAATGGCATTACAATCAGCACTTAAATTTTTTAAAACTTTTAACGAATTTGAGTAA
- a CDS encoding bifunctional folylpolyglutamate synthase/dihydrofolate synthase, translating to MGRLSTLDDWLHYQENLHSHEIDLGLERIQAVYQTLFPNGVSFQVITVAGTNGKGSTIAFIDSIYQQSNYRVAKFTSPHILQYRERFSIDGVQTSDAKICSAFEEIEQARGDISLTYFEFSTLAALIIFTHEKVDIAVLEIGLGGRLDSVNVVDSDVGVITNIDIDHVDYLGATRELIGFEKAGIMRPNIPCVCGDANPPNTIAQYAEKIGALLTFVDTPYLGAISLQGEHQKTNAAVAIAAVNQLQSVFSISQKQLAKGIENAQLLARFQIKTVGDKTLVFDVAHNPAAVQVLADTLKINEQPTLAIFSALQDKNITTMINTIAPLIDEWLLVPLKVNRAIAIQDLSKKFDLSDKISVCDDMLSATHQAFNRKHIQRIVIFGSFYIVADALKIL from the coding sequence TTGGGAAGATTAAGTACCCTTGATGATTGGCTACATTACCAAGAAAATCTGCATTCTCATGAGATTGATTTAGGACTAGAACGCATTCAAGCGGTTTACCAAACGCTGTTTCCAAATGGGGTTTCTTTTCAGGTAATTACAGTTGCTGGTACGAATGGCAAAGGCTCTACCATTGCTTTTATTGATAGTATTTATCAACAATCAAACTATCGGGTGGCAAAATTCACTTCACCGCATATTCTACAATATAGAGAACGATTTTCTATCGATGGCGTGCAAACTTCTGATGCAAAAATTTGTTCAGCATTTGAAGAGATTGAGCAAGCCAGAGGCGATATTTCTTTAACCTATTTTGAATTTTCAACACTAGCGGCGCTCATTATTTTTACCCACGAAAAAGTTGATATTGCTGTGTTAGAAATTGGTCTAGGCGGTCGTCTTGATTCTGTCAATGTGGTGGATAGCGATGTGGGCGTGATTACCAATATTGACATTGACCATGTTGATTATTTAGGTGCTACTCGTGAATTGATTGGATTTGAAAAGGCAGGCATTATGCGCCCTAATATTCCCTGCGTATGTGGCGATGCCAATCCGCCAAATACTATTGCTCAATATGCTGAAAAAATCGGGGCATTGCTAACCTTTGTTGACACGCCTTACCTCGGTGCTATTAGCCTACAAGGTGAACATCAAAAGACCAATGCTGCGGTTGCTATTGCAGCGGTCAATCAATTGCAATCGGTGTTTTCTATTAGTCAAAAACAACTGGCTAAAGGTATTGAAAATGCGCAGTTGTTGGCTCGTTTTCAGATAAAAACTGTGGGTGACAAAACACTGGTCTTTGATGTGGCACATAATCCAGCGGCCGTTCAAGTTCTGGCGGATACGCTTAAAATCAACGAGCAACCCACGCTCGCCATTTTTTCTGCATTACAAGATAAAAATATCACAACCATGATTAACACCATTGCGCCACTGATTGACGAATGGCTACTTGTTCCCCTTAAAGTTAATCGTGCGATTGCCATACAAGATTTAAGTAAAAAATTTGACTTATCAGACAAAATTAGTGTGTGCGATGACATGTTGTCTGCCACCCATCAGGCGTTTAACAGAAAACACATTCAACGCATCGTTATTTTCGGCTCTTTTTATATTGTCGCTGATGCACTCAAAATCTTGTAA
- a CDS encoding tetratricopeptide repeat protein, protein MRLLVNIFEEIAGATSKDKRYIYRGQSEDYPGGVVSTASRRLKKSGFPNPSKEKYFEYHADLIKDARSYRYGQDSQLSDTGLLIDLQHYGAATGLIDFSEDFLIALWFACDNTNKTDGEVFFLNVQTNEFKPLDAQEEESKYSKSKKEELFTQEDQLYYLHTNFKSTARIFAQKGVFIFGYKKIDNIESIAIKESHKEAIRQELKQYFNIEEKNLFQDIYGFAQVNNTEHKYDIKIASDYFQEGYEEKNQEQKISLYQKAIEIDPNYYRAYYNIGTVYDELKEYQKAIDAYKEIIGIKPDYHFAHNNMGIDYNKLKEHQKAIDAYKEAIKIKPNHRAYYNMGIAYSKLKEYQKAIDAYKEAIRIKPDYHRACYSMGIAYSELKEYQKAIDAYKEAIRIKPDYHRACYNMGIAYSELKEYQKAIDAYKEAIRIKPDYHRAYSMGDAYNGLKEYQNAIDAYAKAIRNEPDLIAHSEKQNWRELETWVNNLPDSPTKQQNLSVLNQLKGN, encoded by the coding sequence ATACGACTGTTAGTAAATATATTTGAGGAAATTGCTGGAGCAACCTCAAAAGACAAACGCTATATTTATCGAGGGCAATCAGAGGATTATCCAGGTGGCGTGGTATCAACAGCAAGTAGGCGTCTTAAAAAATCAGGTTTTCCAAACCCTAGTAAGGAAAAATATTTTGAATATCATGCGGATTTAATTAAAGATGCCAGAAGTTATCGTTATGGGCAAGATTCACAATTAAGTGATACAGGTTTATTGATTGATTTACAGCATTATGGGGCTGCAACAGGATTAATTGATTTTAGTGAAGATTTTTTAATCGCTTTGTGGTTTGCTTGTGACAATACAAATAAAACAGATGGGGAAGTATTTTTTCTAAATGTGCAAACAAATGAATTTAAACCATTGGACGCACAAGAGGAGGAGTCTAAATACTCAAAATCGAAAAAGGAGGAGTTGTTTACACAAGAAGATCAACTGTATTATTTACACACAAACTTTAAAAGCACTGCACGCATTTTTGCTCAAAAAGGCGTATTTATATTCGGCTATAAAAAAATTGATAATATAGAATCTATCGCCATTAAAGAATCTCACAAAGAAGCCATTCGGCAAGAATTAAAACAATATTTCAACATCGAAGAAAAAAACCTATTTCAGGATATTTATGGCTTCGCTCAAGTGAATAACACAGAACATAAATACGACATAAAAATAGCCAGTGATTATTTCCAAGAGGGTTACGAAGAAAAGAATCAAGAGCAAAAAATATCACTTTACCAGAAAGCCATTGAAATTGATCCTAATTATTACCGTGCTTATTACAACATAGGGACTGTTTATGATGAGTTAAAAGAATATCAAAAAGCTATTGATGCTTATAAAGAAATTATCGGGATTAAACCTGATTATCACTTTGCTCATAATAATATGGGGATTGATTATAACAAGTTAAAAGAACATCAAAAGGCTATTGATGCCTATAAAGAAGCTATCAAGATTAAACCTAATCATCGTGCTTATTATAATATGGGGATTGCTTATAGTAAGTTAAAAGAATATCAAAAAGCTATTGATGCTTATAAAGAAGCTATCAGGATTAAACCTGATTATCATCGTGCTTGTTATAGTATGGGGATTGCTTATAGTGAGTTAAAAGAATATCAAAAAGCTATTGATGCTTATAAAGAAGCTATCAGGATTAAACCTGATTATCATCGTGCTTGTTATAATATGGGGATTGCTTATAGTGAGTTAAAAGAATATCAAAAAGCTATTGATGCTTATAAAGAAGCTATCAGGATTAAACCTGATTATCATCGTGCTTACTCTATGGGAGATGCCTATAATGGGTTAAAAGAATATCAAAACGCTATTGATGCCTATGCAAAAGCCATTAGAAATGAACCTGACCTCATTGCCCACTCTGAAAAACAAAATTGGAGAGAACTGGAAACATGGGTAAACAATCTGCCCGACTCGCCCACTAAACAACAAAATTTATCAGTCTTAAATCAATTAAAGGGCAACTAG